A genome region from Chthonomonas sp. includes the following:
- the dnaX gene encoding DNA polymerase III subunit gamma/tau: MAQLALYRKYRSQTFGDLMGQEHVVRTLQNAFSSGKVAQSFLFTGPRGTGKTSTARLVAKALSCTNLNGTEPCNECEQCLSITDGSSMDVLEFDAASEAGVDEVREKIVGAVEYMPVSAPYRVFIIDEVHDLSPKAFDALLKTIEEPPAHIVFILATTEFHKVPATIRSRCQKFEFHRASVNNLVDRIKFVAEAEGYQVEPAAVQTIARMADGGYRDALTLLEQLLLTCEGTLTQAHVVAQLGLIQTESVDKILLGMASGDAELVLRGMDETYQLGRDPRSILEACLMRVSDLTRGLYNIESSSGSDATADAAARELAVKMSPEGLARVREAIGQAHKNVKDVTLPKIWLESWLVAAAQPAPQVVATKPTAPQAKPVVDAPVPTKAVTPEPAATAQHPWKQVVADLSEKSPLARMHLEKSAIATESDKEVVIMFERAMDLDWVEEKPKVKAAIMAGWATADGKGRKLVLKAGTAVASAPVPSDSAVELPAEGEKLHELTKETFEGM, translated from the coding sequence ATGGCTCAACTCGCCCTCTATCGCAAATACCGCAGCCAAACATTTGGCGACCTGATGGGGCAAGAGCACGTCGTCCGCACGCTCCAAAACGCGTTCTCGTCGGGCAAGGTCGCGCAGAGCTTTTTGTTCACCGGGCCGCGAGGAACGGGCAAAACCAGCACCGCGCGCCTGGTGGCCAAGGCGCTCAGCTGCACGAATCTTAACGGCACCGAGCCCTGCAACGAGTGCGAGCAGTGCCTCTCGATTACGGATGGCAGCAGCATGGACGTGCTGGAATTTGACGCCGCCAGCGAGGCGGGCGTTGACGAAGTCCGGGAGAAGATTGTCGGGGCCGTGGAGTACATGCCGGTGAGCGCGCCCTACCGCGTGTTCATCATTGACGAAGTCCACGATCTCTCGCCGAAGGCGTTTGACGCCTTGCTCAAGACCATCGAAGAGCCGCCGGCGCACATTGTCTTTATTCTCGCGACCACCGAATTCCATAAGGTGCCGGCCACCATTCGGTCGCGTTGCCAAAAGTTTGAGTTTCACCGGGCCTCGGTCAACAACTTGGTTGACCGCATCAAGTTCGTAGCCGAAGCCGAGGGTTACCAGGTGGAACCGGCCGCCGTGCAAACGATCGCCCGCATGGCCGATGGCGGTTACCGCGATGCTCTGACGCTGCTGGAACAGCTTCTGCTCACCTGCGAGGGCACCCTCACGCAGGCGCATGTCGTCGCGCAGCTCGGGTTGATCCAAACCGAATCGGTGGACAAGATTTTGCTCGGGATGGCGAGTGGCGACGCTGAGCTTGTGCTTCGCGGCATGGACGAAACCTACCAACTGGGCCGCGATCCGCGCAGCATTCTGGAAGCGTGCCTCATGCGGGTGAGCGATTTGACTCGCGGGCTTTACAATATCGAGTCCTCGTCCGGATCGGACGCGACCGCCGACGCGGCGGCGCGCGAACTCGCCGTAAAGATGTCGCCGGAGGGCCTGGCCCGCGTGCGTGAGGCGATCGGTCAGGCTCACAAGAACGTCAAAGACGTAACCCTGCCCAAGATTTGGCTGGAGTCGTGGCTAGTCGCGGCTGCGCAACCGGCCCCACAAGTCGTGGCGACGAAGCCAACTGCTCCGCAAGCCAAACCGGTGGTGGATGCGCCGGTGCCGACCAAGGCGGTGACGCCGGAACCGGCCGCGACCGCTCAGCATCCGTGGAAGCAAGTAGTCGCCGACCTCTCGGAGAAGTCACCACTTGCCCGCATGCACCTTGAGAAGTCGGCGATCGCCACTGAGTCGGATAAGGAAGTGGTGATCATGTTTGAGCGCGCCATGGACCTGGATTGGGTGGAAGAGAAGCCGAAGGTGAAGGCGGCGATCATGGCCGGCTGGGCCACTGCGGACGGCAAGGGCCGCAAACTGGTTTTGAAGGCGGGCACCGCCGTGGCTTCGGCGCCCGTGCCTTCCGACTCGGCGGTAGAATTACCCGCAGAAGGTGAGAAACTCCACGAGCTCACCAAAGAAACTTTTGAGGGGATGTGA
- a CDS encoding YbaB/EbfC family nucleoid-associated protein, with protein sequence MKLPKGYGFGNAGGGMGGMMQQAMQRAQNMEEELANERVELEQNGCQATFDGRGMILSLSIDQALIDPDDKESLEDVIVGVIRAGFEKSTNLREERVREIMPNIPGMGM encoded by the coding sequence ATGAAATTGCCTAAAGGATATGGTTTTGGAAATGCCGGCGGCGGCATGGGCGGCATGATGCAACAAGCGATGCAGCGCGCTCAGAACATGGAAGAGGAACTGGCGAACGAGCGAGTGGAACTCGAACAAAATGGTTGCCAAGCCACCTTCGATGGTCGCGGCATGATCCTCTCGCTCTCGATTGACCAGGCGCTCATCGATCCCGACGACAAGGAATCTTTGGAAGATGTGATTGTCGGCGTCATCCGCGCTGGTTTCGAAAAGTCAACCAACCTGCGCGAAGAGCGAGTGCGCGAAATTATGCCGAACATTCCCGGCATGGGCATGTGA
- the recR gene encoding recombination protein RecR, giving the protein MTFARPLAQLIAELEKLPGLGPKSAQRLAFHVLRQPAEDVQRLANALTVAREKLQLCTTCQNISESELCEICRDPRRNLQQICVVGEARDIAAIERLHEYRGGFHVLHGLLSPMDGIGPEQLKIRELLARLEGDIEEVIIATNPTIEGDTTALYLAKLIKPLGVRVTRLAQGMAVGGELDYADSATLLSALEYRREL; this is encoded by the coding sequence GTGACGTTCGCCCGACCTCTCGCGCAACTCATCGCCGAACTGGAGAAGCTTCCTGGCCTCGGCCCGAAGTCGGCTCAGCGGCTGGCGTTCCACGTGCTGCGGCAACCCGCCGAAGATGTTCAGCGCCTAGCGAACGCGCTAACAGTGGCTCGCGAGAAGCTGCAACTTTGCACAACCTGCCAGAACATCAGCGAAAGCGAACTCTGCGAGATATGTAGAGACCCGCGGCGAAATCTTCAACAAATCTGCGTGGTGGGCGAGGCTCGCGACATCGCCGCGATTGAGCGACTTCACGAATATCGCGGTGGTTTTCACGTGCTCCACGGCTTGCTCTCGCCGATGGACGGGATCGGGCCCGAGCAACTGAAGATTCGCGAATTGCTCGCCCGGCTCGAAGGCGACATCGAGGAAGTGATTATCGCCACCAACCCGACCATCGAAGGCGATACGACCGCGTTGTACTTGGCCAAGCTGATCAAGCCGCTTGGAGTGCGCGTGACCCGGCTGGCGCAAGGCATGGCCGTGGGCGGGGAACTCGATTATGCCGACTCGGCCACTCTGCTGAGCGCACTGGAATATCGTCGCGAGTTATGA
- the purD gene encoding phosphoribosylamine--glycine ligase — MKTLVLGSGGREHALAWRLRDFGEVIWAPGNPGALRHGIATLDMSDPLECAKFVQPDLIVIGPENPLIEGLADALRAEGFAVVGPGARGAKLEASKAWSKEMMLAAGVPTAASAVCTTPEQARAFARARHDRGLQVVIKASGAALGKGVIVTSDLAEADDAIAMMIVDREFGDAGATVVVEDRLGGFEFSLLTLVNGRGYQSLPVAQDYKRALDGDRGPNTGGMGTYSPVPAVTADVVSRTEELVVAPLLAELEKQGISYRGVLFSGLMMDGDSIQCLEYNVRFGDPETQSVMRRLGPDFGDALLACANNDEIPPVAVSQEAAVTVVMAAGGYPGQVQRNIPIHIPSDMPEEVEIFHAGTAMQGDQLVSSGGRVLGVSAVGADVAAARATAYRAVAKIESEGLIWRTDIGARG; from the coding sequence ATGAAAACGTTGGTCTTGGGTTCGGGTGGCCGCGAGCACGCGCTCGCCTGGCGGCTCCGCGATTTCGGTGAAGTCATTTGGGCACCCGGAAATCCTGGCGCGCTGCGGCATGGGATTGCCACGTTGGACATGTCCGACCCCCTGGAATGCGCCAAGTTTGTGCAGCCAGACCTCATCGTTATTGGTCCTGAGAACCCCTTGATCGAAGGCTTGGCCGACGCCTTGCGGGCGGAAGGTTTTGCCGTCGTTGGGCCGGGCGCTAGGGGTGCAAAGCTCGAGGCCAGCAAGGCGTGGAGCAAGGAAATGATGCTGGCCGCGGGCGTGCCGACCGCGGCGAGCGCCGTTTGCACAACCCCGGAGCAGGCGCGAGCCTTTGCTCGGGCGCGCCACGACCGCGGACTTCAGGTGGTCATTAAGGCGAGTGGCGCTGCGCTCGGGAAGGGTGTGATCGTCACGAGCGACCTCGCCGAAGCCGACGACGCCATCGCCATGATGATCGTGGACCGCGAGTTTGGTGACGCCGGTGCGACGGTGGTGGTGGAAGATCGTCTCGGCGGGTTCGAGTTCAGCCTCCTCACCTTGGTCAATGGCCGCGGATACCAAAGCTTGCCCGTCGCACAAGATTACAAGCGAGCCCTCGACGGCGATCGCGGGCCTAACACCGGCGGCATGGGCACCTACTCGCCGGTACCGGCGGTGACCGCCGACGTCGTGTCGCGGACCGAAGAACTGGTCGTCGCCCCGCTCCTCGCCGAACTCGAAAAGCAGGGAATTTCCTACCGTGGCGTGCTGTTTAGCGGGCTTATGATGGACGGGGATTCCATCCAATGTCTGGAGTACAACGTGCGATTTGGCGACCCCGAAACGCAAAGCGTCATGCGACGCCTCGGCCCCGATTTTGGGGATGCCCTGCTGGCTTGCGCCAATAACGACGAGATCCCGCCAGTGGCCGTCAGCCAAGAAGCCGCGGTCACCGTCGTGATGGCGGCGGGAGGATATCCTGGGCAAGTTCAACGGAACATCCCTATTCATATCCCGAGCGACATGCCCGAAGAAGTAGAGATTTTCCATGCCGGAACCGCCATGCAAGGCGACCAGTTGGTCTCCTCCGGTGGGCGAGTGCTTGGCGTCTCGGCAGTCGGGGCCGACGTGGCCGCGGCCCGGGCGACTGCCTACCGGGCGGTCGCGAAGATCGAAAGTGAGGGTCTCATCTGGCGCACCGATATCGGCGCGAGGGGATGA
- a CDS encoding adenylosuccinate lyase produces MIDRYSTPAMMNIWSRQAKYECWKQVELAICEAYSEAGLFPASELAEIQQHASFTLERCDEIEEVTRHDLMAFVRCLSENVNNATALDPKPGRWIHFGVTSYDVIDTALGIMLRDSCDVLISSVGSLRQELRTLFDRAGHHPCIGRTHGIHAEPVTFGHKVEGWYYELERAEARFQQCRQEVAVGKVSGAVGIHAHVDRDLEARICTNLGLIAAKNSTQIVARDSHAHLLGACAVLAGSLERIATELRNLQRTEILEVQEEFRAGQTGSSAMPHKRNPWQSETVCGLARVIRANAGAMFEAIMTWHERDNSNSATERIVFPDTFTMLDFMIHRMVAQIRGLVVMPENMLRNLRQMGDLVFSEHVMVTLIQKGLSREDAYKVAQRNAARSWDEAKDFRTCVAEDSDVTQRLTSEEVDHLFSLEAHLRNAPKSLA; encoded by the coding sequence ATGATTGACCGCTACAGCACGCCCGCGATGATGAATATTTGGAGCCGACAGGCCAAGTATGAGTGCTGGAAGCAGGTCGAACTCGCCATCTGCGAAGCCTATTCTGAGGCGGGGCTCTTCCCGGCGAGCGAACTCGCCGAGATTCAGCAGCACGCCAGCTTTACGCTGGAGCGCTGCGACGAAATTGAGGAAGTCACGCGCCACGACCTGATGGCCTTTGTCCGTTGTTTGAGCGAAAACGTGAACAATGCCACGGCACTCGATCCCAAGCCGGGGCGATGGATTCACTTCGGCGTGACTAGCTACGACGTCATCGATACCGCGCTTGGCATCATGCTGCGCGACTCGTGCGACGTGCTCATTAGCTCCGTCGGCTCGCTTCGGCAGGAACTGCGAACTCTGTTTGATCGAGCGGGGCACCACCCATGCATCGGCCGCACGCACGGCATCCATGCCGAGCCGGTGACTTTTGGCCATAAAGTAGAAGGTTGGTATTACGAACTTGAACGTGCGGAAGCTCGCTTCCAACAATGCCGCCAAGAAGTCGCGGTCGGTAAGGTCAGCGGCGCGGTCGGCATCCACGCCCATGTGGACCGCGATTTAGAAGCAAGAATTTGTACGAATCTTGGTCTTATCGCGGCCAAGAACAGCACGCAAATTGTCGCCCGAGATTCTCACGCGCACTTGCTGGGCGCGTGCGCCGTTCTGGCTGGGTCGCTAGAGCGCATCGCGACCGAACTTCGAAACTTGCAGCGCACCGAAATCCTCGAAGTTCAGGAAGAATTCCGCGCCGGTCAAACCGGCAGCAGCGCCATGCCGCACAAGCGCAACCCGTGGCAAAGCGAAACCGTGTGCGGGCTCGCCCGCGTCATCCGCGCCAATGCTGGCGCGATGTTCGAGGCGATCATGACCTGGCACGAGCGCGACAATTCGAACTCGGCCACCGAGCGAATCGTGTTCCCGGACACCTTCACCATGCTCGATTTCATGATCCATCGCATGGTCGCGCAGATTCGCGGACTGGTCGTCATGCCCGAGAATATGCTGCGCAATCTCCGCCAGATGGGCGATCTCGTATTCAGCGAGCACGTCATGGTCACGCTCATCCAAAAGGGTCTTAGCCGCGAGGATGCCTACAAGGTTGCCCAGCGCAACGCCGCGCGAAGCTGGGATGAGGCCAAGGATTTCCGCACTTGCGTGGCCGAAGATTCCGACGTGACGCAGCGGCTGACGAGTGAGGAAGTGGATCACCTCTTCTCGCTGGAAGCGCACCTGCGCAACGCGCCCAAGTCGCTGGCCTAG
- a CDS encoding superoxide dismutase: MSREIEISRRSVLAMCGVAVVTPSLGQIGFKENSMETIASPKLVAVPQAIPDKVYTSERVGISRKTHDEHLKLWQGYANKTNEIRKALAEMEVDPAKANQIFSQMRALKVDYTFAYEGYINHNVYFETLGGEGGPATGAVADLINEAYGSFDKWLADFKATGIAGRGWVYLAYDHEEKRVFNYIGDAQNSFPIWNHTLLLAMDVYEHAYFIDFQTARAKYIEAYLQCIDWNAVNKRIPK; encoded by the coding sequence ATGAGCCGAGAGATCGAGATTTCGCGTCGCAGTGTCCTTGCCATGTGTGGGGTCGCCGTTGTGACGCCGAGTCTGGGTCAAATCGGGTTCAAGGAAAACTCCATGGAAACTATTGCCTCCCCCAAACTTGTTGCTGTTCCGCAAGCGATTCCGGACAAGGTGTACACCTCCGAGCGAGTGGGAATCTCGCGCAAGACCCACGACGAACACCTGAAGCTGTGGCAGGGCTACGCAAACAAGACCAACGAAATCCGCAAGGCGCTTGCCGAAATGGAAGTAGACCCTGCCAAGGCTAACCAGATTTTCAGCCAGATGCGCGCGCTGAAGGTGGACTACACCTTTGCCTACGAAGGCTACATTAACCACAACGTTTACTTCGAAACGCTCGGCGGCGAAGGCGGCCCGGCAACCGGCGCGGTGGCCGACCTCATCAACGAAGCCTACGGCTCGTTCGACAAGTGGCTCGCCGACTTTAAGGCGACGGGCATTGCCGGACGCGGCTGGGTCTACCTGGCCTACGACCACGAGGAAAAGCGAGTGTTCAACTACATCGGCGACGCCCAGAACAGCTTCCCGATTTGGAACCATACGCTACTGCTCGCCATGGACGTGTACGAGCATGCTTACTTCATCGATTTCCAGACCGCGCGGGCCAAGTACATCGAGGCTTATCTGCAGTGCATCGACTGGAACGCGGTGAACAAGCGCATTCCCAAGTAA
- a CDS encoding DinB family protein — protein MVHYHLLGAEFGPVIFERLYGLLTEAQLDERKGDRFTPREVIAHLADWEPIFRQRIQAALDEDGRAVEGIDEGELAIRNNYAQANVADTLARFAKERAATVAMIRALDPALLDRAYNHSERGRVTIRETGNVLSAHDTYHVEQITEYLANKVVGTW, from the coding sequence ATGGTCCACTACCATCTGCTTGGCGCCGAGTTTGGTCCCGTCATTTTCGAACGACTCTACGGACTGCTGACCGAAGCCCAACTGGATGAACGCAAAGGCGATCGTTTTACGCCGCGCGAGGTCATTGCTCACCTCGCGGATTGGGAGCCGATTTTCCGGCAGCGCATCCAAGCGGCCCTGGACGAGGACGGCCGTGCGGTTGAGGGCATTGACGAAGGGGAACTCGCCATTCGCAACAACTACGCTCAGGCGAATGTGGCGGACACGCTCGCCCGATTTGCGAAGGAGCGAGCTGCGACGGTCGCCATGATCCGCGCTTTGGACCCGGCCTTACTGGATCGTGCGTACAACCACAGCGAGCGCGGGCGAGTGACAATCCGCGAAACCGGCAACGTGCTGTCGGCGCACGACACGTATCACGTCGAGCAGATCACCGAGTACCTGGCCAACAAGGTCGTCGGCACTTGGTAA
- the eno gene encoding phosphopyruvate hydratase, producing MAVIIDVVGREILDSRGNPTVEVDVHLDDGSLGRAAVPSGASTGAFEAVELRDGDNDRYVGKGVLQAVEAVNEQLGPQLIDRDPTDQVSIDKLMLEIDGTPNKGRLGANAILGVSLAVAKAGAAATGLPLYRYVGGVNAHVLPVPMLNILNGGQHADSNVDFQEFMVLPVGAETFSDAIRWGCEIYHSLKKVLKGKGLATGVGDEGGFAPNLDSQELALDYILEAIASVGLKAGQDVYLGLDCAATEFYSDGKYNYKNGKSLSGAEQADYLATLADKYPIISIEDGIAEDDWASWNLLTKKIGDKCQLVGDDLFVTNVERLSRGIKEGTANSILVKVNQIGSLTETLAAVEMAKRASYTAVMSHRSGETEDVTIAHLAVATNCGQIKTGAPNRTDRVAKYNELLRIEEMLGMEAVYGGREAFGKIRL from the coding sequence ATGGCGGTAATTATCGACGTCGTCGGTCGCGAAATTCTGGATTCCCGGGGCAACCCCACTGTTGAAGTAGATGTCCATTTGGACGACGGCTCGCTTGGCCGTGCCGCCGTGCCTTCTGGCGCGAGCACCGGCGCTTTCGAGGCGGTTGAGCTTCGCGATGGCGATAACGATCGCTACGTCGGCAAGGGTGTTCTTCAGGCCGTTGAAGCCGTGAACGAGCAGCTCGGGCCGCAACTGATTGACCGCGATCCAACCGATCAGGTCTCGATTGACAAGCTGATGCTCGAAATCGACGGCACCCCGAACAAGGGCCGCCTCGGCGCAAACGCCATCTTGGGCGTCTCGCTGGCCGTCGCGAAGGCGGGTGCCGCCGCGACCGGTTTGCCGCTCTATCGCTATGTGGGCGGGGTCAACGCGCACGTGCTGCCGGTGCCGATGCTCAACATTCTCAACGGCGGCCAACACGCCGATTCGAACGTTGACTTCCAAGAGTTTATGGTTCTGCCCGTGGGCGCGGAGACCTTTAGCGACGCGATTCGCTGGGGCTGCGAGATCTATCACTCCCTGAAGAAGGTGCTCAAGGGCAAGGGTCTGGCGACCGGCGTCGGCGATGAGGGCGGCTTCGCGCCGAATCTCGACTCGCAAGAACTCGCGCTCGATTACATTTTGGAGGCCATCGCCAGCGTCGGTCTGAAGGCGGGTCAGGATGTTTATCTGGGCCTCGACTGCGCGGCGACGGAGTTCTATAGCGACGGCAAGTACAACTACAAAAACGGCAAGTCGCTGAGCGGCGCCGAGCAAGCTGATTACCTGGCCACGCTGGCCGACAAGTATCCGATCATCAGCATCGAAGACGGCATCGCCGAGGACGACTGGGCGAGTTGGAACTTGCTCACCAAGAAGATCGGCGACAAGTGCCAGCTGGTTGGCGACGACCTCTTTGTCACCAACGTGGAGCGTCTCAGCCGTGGCATCAAGGAAGGCACCGCCAACAGCATTTTGGTGAAGGTTAACCAGATTGGTTCGCTCACCGAAACGCTTGCCGCCGTGGAAATGGCCAAGCGCGCTAGCTACACCGCGGTGATGAGTCACCGCTCGGGCGAGACCGAGGACGTGACCATTGCGCACCTCGCCGTCGCGACGAATTGCGGCCAGATCAAGACCGGCGCCCCGAATCGCACCGACCGCGTGGCGAAGTACAACGAGCTGCTGCGGATTGAGGAAATGCTCGGCATGGAAGCCGTGTACGGTGGCCGCGAAGCGTTCGGCAAAATCCGACTCTGA
- a CDS encoding ABC transporter ATP-binding protein: protein MFAGGTDRPPSKISKEHIRRVARLFLPHKPMVIKTLAAVLVGVVLGLFPPIFLQHIIDEGITKRQMDTVVLYSILTIIATLLGALFTLLYGYWSVLVGQKIMHQLRNHLFEHLQGMALKFFTSTRTGEIQTRLISDVSGVQGVVSATLTDAISNIAIIVSTIIAMFLVDWRLTLLALVLVPLFAKAGQGLGEWAREIRRGSQEQTGVLNSMMQEMLSVSGALLIKTSRRRGQLMEKFRAESQGLADWQVKQQVMTYVFFGLMRTVTGLIPVLVYWLAGYLMISQGDTSLTVGKLVAFTMLQTRMFFPLSGMMASYVEVLSSFALFERIFEYLDFKQDIVDSPQAHDLTKDNCQGRVELRDVFFKYESEQENWTLQNISLVAEPGQLIALVGPSGSGKTSLSYLIPRLYDTVEGEVLIDGENVRNIKLEALASVIGVVSQETYLVHDTVRENLKYAKVDATDAEIQAACEAANIWNHISSLPEGLDTLVGERGYKFSGGEKQRLAIARAILKDPRILILDEATSALDTNSERVIQQALNRLMEGRTTFAIAHRLSTILHADQILVLRKGEVVERGTHSELLTEGGLYAKLYNEQFLNREASEVGR from the coding sequence ATGTTTGCCGGAGGAACTGACCGCCCACCCTCAAAAATCTCAAAAGAGCATATCCGCCGCGTCGCGAGGCTCTTTCTGCCGCACAAACCCATGGTCATCAAGACCCTGGCGGCCGTGCTCGTCGGTGTGGTGCTCGGCCTCTTCCCGCCGATCTTCCTGCAACACATCATCGACGAGGGCATCACCAAGCGCCAAATGGACACGGTGGTGCTGTACTCGATCCTCACGATTATCGCGACTCTGCTCGGCGCGCTCTTCACGCTGCTGTACGGTTATTGGAGCGTGTTGGTCGGGCAGAAAATCATGCACCAGCTGCGCAACCACCTGTTCGAGCATCTGCAGGGAATGGCGCTGAAGTTCTTCACAAGCACGCGCACCGGCGAGATCCAAACCCGGTTGATCAGCGATGTCAGCGGCGTGCAAGGCGTGGTCTCGGCGACCCTCACCGATGCGATCAGCAACATCGCGATCATTGTCTCCACGATCATCGCCATGTTCCTCGTGGATTGGCGGCTAACCCTCCTCGCGTTGGTGTTGGTGCCGCTGTTCGCGAAGGCCGGGCAGGGACTTGGCGAATGGGCGCGCGAGATTCGCCGCGGCTCGCAGGAGCAGACCGGCGTGCTCAACAGCATGATGCAGGAAATGCTCAGCGTGAGCGGGGCATTGCTCATCAAGACGAGTCGCCGCCGCGGCCAACTCATGGAAAAGTTCCGCGCGGAGAGCCAAGGCTTGGCGGATTGGCAAGTGAAGCAGCAGGTAATGACCTACGTCTTCTTCGGCCTGATGCGCACAGTCACCGGCCTCATTCCGGTGCTGGTGTATTGGCTCGCCGGGTACCTCATGATCAGCCAGGGCGACACGAGTTTGACCGTCGGCAAGTTGGTCGCGTTCACCATGCTCCAGACTCGCATGTTCTTCCCGCTCAGCGGAATGATGGCGAGTTATGTAGAAGTTTTATCTAGTTTTGCGCTCTTTGAGCGCATCTTTGAATACCTGGATTTCAAGCAGGACATTGTGGATTCTCCGCAAGCGCACGACCTGACCAAGGACAACTGCCAAGGCCGAGTCGAGCTCCGGGACGTGTTCTTTAAGTATGAGTCTGAGCAAGAAAATTGGACTTTGCAGAACATCAGCTTGGTGGCCGAGCCCGGGCAACTTATCGCCTTGGTCGGCCCGAGCGGCTCCGGCAAGACCTCGCTGAGCTACCTGATTCCCCGACTGTACGACACCGTGGAAGGCGAAGTCTTGATTGACGGCGAGAACGTGCGCAATATCAAACTTGAGGCGCTGGCCAGTGTCATCGGCGTCGTCTCGCAAGAGACTTATCTCGTGCACGACACGGTTCGCGAGAACCTCAAGTACGCCAAAGTGGACGCGACCGACGCCGAGATTCAGGCGGCTTGCGAGGCGGCCAACATTTGGAACCACATTTCCTCGCTGCCCGAAGGTTTGGATACGCTGGTCGGTGAACGCGGCTACAAGTTCAGCGGCGGCGAGAAGCAGCGTCTGGCGATTGCTCGCGCGATCCTCAAAGACCCGCGGATCCTGATTCTCGACGAAGCCACAAGCGCGCTTGATACCAACAGCGAGCGGGTGATTCAGCAGGCGCTCAACCGCCTCATGGAAGGGCGAACAACCTTTGCGATTGCGCACCGACTGAGCACAATTCTCCACGCCGACCAGATTCTGGTGTTGCGCAAGGGCGAGGTCGTCGAGCGGGGGACACACAGCGAACTTCTGACTGAGGGCGGGCTCTACGCCAAACTCTACAACGAGCAGTTTCTCAATCGTGAAGCCAGCGAAGTCGGTAGATAG